A stretch of the Notamacropus eugenii isolate mMacEug1 chromosome 2, mMacEug1.pri_v2, whole genome shotgun sequence genome encodes the following:
- the IGF2 gene encoding insulin-like growth factor 2 isoform X3: MMRFRQRGNTARGVASGSADASVSTLQQSRSKEVGSSSGSFEMGFPMKKMFLLSLTFLAFASCCNAAYRPSETLCGGELVDTLQFVCGDRGFYFSLPGRPLSRVSRRLNRGIVEECCFRSCDLALLETYCATPAKSERDLSASMMVLPENFPRFPVGKFFRFDTWQKSARRLRRGLPALLRARRDRLRAQALEAIREAKRHRPLITLPSEDPIRKDASSEKPTNQK; encoded by the exons ATGATGAGATTTCGTCAGCGCGGGAACACGGCAAGAGGAGTCGCTTCAGGGTCGGCGGACGCGAGTGTCAGCACCCTACAACAGTCCCGCAGCAAGGAGGTGGGCAGTAGCAGTGGCAGCTTTGAG ATGGGTTTCCCAATGAAGAAGATGTTCCTGTTATCACTCACCTTTTTGGCCTTTGCCTCGTGCTGCAACGCTGCTTATCGCCCCAGTGAGACCCTTTGTGGTGGGGAACTGGTAGACACTCTCCAGTTTGTGTGTGGCGACCGCGGCTTCTATTTCA gtcttcctggcagACCCCTGAGCCGCGTGAGTCGTCGCCTGAATCGCGGCATCGTGGAAGAGTGTTGCTTCCGCAGCTGTGATCTGGCCCTGCTGGAGACCTACTGTGCTACCCCTGCCAAGTCCGAGAGAGACCTGTCAGCCTCTATGATGGTGCTCCCG GAAAACTTCCCCAGATTCCCTGTGGGCAAGTTCTTCAGATTTGACACCTGGCAGAAGTCAGCCCGCCGCCTCCGGAGGGGCCTGCCTGCCCTCCTCCGTGCCCGCAGGGACCGGCTGAGAGCCCAGGCGCTGGAAGCGATCAGAGAGGCCAAGCGTCACCGTCCCCTGATCACCCTGCCCAGCGAAGACCCCATCCGCAAGGATGCCTCATCCGAAAAACCCACCAATCAGAAGTAA
- the IGF2 gene encoding insulin-like growth factor 2 isoform X1, which produces MGFPMKKMFLLSLTFLAFASCCNAAYRPSETLCGGELVDTLQFVCGDRGFYFSLPGRPLSRVSRRLNRGIVEECCFRSCDLALLETYCATPAKSERDLSASMMVLPENFPRFPVGKFFRFDTWQKSARRLRRGLPALLRARRDRLRAQALEAIREAKRHRPLITLPSEDPIRKDASSEKPTNQK; this is translated from the exons ATGGGTTTCCCAATGAAGAAGATGTTCCTGTTATCACTCACCTTTTTGGCCTTTGCCTCGTGCTGCAACGCTGCTTATCGCCCCAGTGAGACCCTTTGTGGTGGGGAACTGGTAGACACTCTCCAGTTTGTGTGTGGCGACCGCGGCTTCTATTTCA gtcttcctggcagACCCCTGAGCCGCGTGAGTCGTCGCCTGAATCGCGGCATCGTGGAAGAGTGTTGCTTCCGCAGCTGTGATCTGGCCCTGCTGGAGACCTACTGTGCTACCCCTGCCAAGTCCGAGAGAGACCTGTCAGCCTCTATGATGGTGCTCCCG GAAAACTTCCCCAGATTCCCTGTGGGCAAGTTCTTCAGATTTGACACCTGGCAGAAGTCAGCCCGCCGCCTCCGGAGGGGCCTGCCTGCCCTCCTCCGTGCCCGCAGGGACCGGCTGAGAGCCCAGGCGCTGGAAGCGATCAGAGAGGCCAAGCGTCACCGTCCCCTGATCACCCTGCCCAGCGAAGACCCCATCCGCAAGGATGCCTCATCCGAAAAACCCACCAATCAGAAGTAA